In Myxococcus stipitatus, the following are encoded in one genomic region:
- a CDS encoding MlaD family protein codes for MSLFTSTSNERRLAIRTGLFVALGLVVAGVVVFFIGQESRLFQRQVTYRVYLPNVQGLSDKSPVWLGGLEVGKVTGIFFSEDPQDPRLEVQLRVSARYQDRVKKDSTAQLTSMGVLGDKAVDISLGTPTAPPLEPGGELSAVSGGDISSLLSGASKVMDNSVAISESLLKTVQSFGDPRMISDVHRGLASLRAVLEEVEKGSGVLHALIYDKDAGREVRGLVMNASRAAHRVDGAVGHLEALLAEVRTGDGTAHALIYGDEGATALRELGEAAGQLAGLIEDAKKSENGAVHQLVYGDARGMFADLGSAAADLKKITATVAKGEGTVGGLITDPTIYEDLREVLGNVKRNRILRALVRFSLDNRKDLDQMGKVKRVEPPSAPTSTPPVPTTE; via the coding sequence ATGAGTCTCTTCACCTCCACCTCGAACGAGCGGCGGCTGGCGATTCGCACGGGCCTGTTCGTGGCGCTGGGCCTGGTGGTGGCGGGTGTGGTGGTGTTCTTCATCGGCCAGGAGTCGAGGCTGTTCCAGCGGCAGGTGACCTACCGGGTGTACCTGCCCAACGTGCAGGGGCTGAGCGACAAGTCCCCGGTGTGGCTGGGCGGCCTGGAGGTGGGGAAGGTGACGGGCATCTTCTTCTCCGAGGACCCTCAGGACCCTCGGCTGGAGGTGCAGCTGCGGGTCTCCGCGCGATATCAGGACCGCGTGAAGAAGGACTCCACCGCGCAGCTCACCAGCATGGGCGTGCTGGGGGACAAGGCCGTGGATATCTCGTTGGGGACGCCCACGGCGCCACCGTTGGAGCCGGGGGGCGAGCTGTCGGCCGTCTCCGGAGGCGACATCTCCAGCCTGCTCAGCGGCGCGAGCAAGGTGATGGACAACTCGGTGGCCATCAGTGAGTCGCTGCTCAAGACGGTGCAGTCGTTCGGGGACCCGCGGATGATCAGCGACGTGCATCGGGGGCTCGCGTCGCTGCGCGCGGTGTTGGAGGAGGTGGAGAAAGGGAGCGGCGTGCTGCACGCGCTCATCTACGACAAGGACGCGGGGCGCGAGGTGCGGGGGCTGGTGATGAACGCGTCGCGCGCGGCGCACCGCGTGGACGGCGCGGTGGGGCACCTGGAGGCGCTGCTCGCGGAGGTCCGCACGGGAGATGGCACCGCGCACGCGCTCATCTACGGGGACGAAGGGGCCACGGCGTTGCGCGAGCTGGGGGAGGCGGCGGGGCAGTTGGCGGGGCTGATTGAAGACGCGAAGAAGAGCGAGAACGGCGCGGTGCACCAGCTGGTGTATGGGGACGCGCGAGGCATGTTCGCGGACCTGGGCAGCGCGGCGGCGGACCTGAAGAAAATCACGGCCACGGTGGCCAAGGGCGAGGGCACCGTGGGCGGGCTCATCACCGACCCGACCATCTACGAGGACCTGCGCGAGGTGTTGGGCAACGTGAAGCGCAACCGCATCCTGCGCGCGCTGGTGCGCTTCTCCTTGGACAACCGCAAGGACCTGGACCAGATGGGCAAGGTCAAGCGCGTGGAGCCGCCGAGCGCGCCCACGTCGACACCGCCGGTGCCGACCACGGAGTGA
- a CDS encoding ABC transporter ATP-binding protein yields the protein MPLFRRREAPGFEFHRPTPGERLIHFEHLRKAFGSKRVYDDLDLEVRAGETLVVLGGSGTGKSVLLKCLIGLQRPDAGRIVFQGHDLTGFSEEDFIPVRRNVAMVFQGAALFDSLCVGENVAYPLREHFPDMSVDEVRERVAEKLALVNLPGTEQLMPADLSGGMKKRVGLARAIATNPEVILWDEPTTGLDPVTTQSINAMINSMKTKLGSTSIVVTHDLVSAFSVGDRMAMLAERRIVQVGTREEFRRSTVPEVRAFLDARRVELEPGAVS from the coding sequence ATGCCCCTCTTTCGCCGCAGAGAAGCACCGGGTTTCGAGTTCCACCGGCCCACGCCCGGAGAGCGGCTCATCCACTTCGAGCACCTGCGCAAGGCCTTTGGCTCCAAGCGTGTGTATGACGACCTGGACCTGGAGGTGCGCGCGGGGGAGACGCTGGTGGTGCTGGGCGGCTCGGGGACGGGGAAGAGCGTGCTGCTCAAGTGCCTCATCGGGTTGCAGCGGCCGGACGCTGGACGCATCGTCTTCCAGGGCCACGACCTGACGGGCTTCTCGGAGGAGGACTTCATTCCGGTGCGCCGCAACGTGGCCATGGTGTTCCAGGGCGCGGCGCTGTTCGACTCGCTGTGCGTGGGGGAGAACGTGGCGTATCCGCTGCGTGAGCACTTCCCGGACATGTCCGTGGACGAGGTGCGCGAGCGCGTGGCGGAGAAGCTGGCGTTGGTGAACCTGCCCGGCACGGAGCAGCTGATGCCCGCGGATTTGTCGGGCGGCATGAAGAAGCGGGTGGGGTTGGCGCGGGCCATCGCCACCAATCCGGAGGTCATCCTCTGGGACGAGCCCACCACGGGGTTGGACCCGGTCACCACTCAGTCCATCAACGCGATGATCAACTCGATGAAGACGAAGCTGGGCAGCACCTCCATCGTCGTGACGCATGACCTGGTGAGTGCGTTCTCGGTGGGGGACCGGATGGCGATGCTGGCCGAGCGGAGAATCGTCCAGGTGGGGACCCGCGAGGAGTTCCGCCGCTCCACGGTTCCGGAGGTGCGGGCGTTCCTCGACGCGCGCCGGGTGGAGCTGGAGCCGGGAGCCGTGTCATGA
- a CDS encoding ABC transporter permease: MASRERHGLVERARYHLESLGALAVMTGQVLSRAVRPPYNVSAFVFHVESLGVRSLPIALLTATFAGLVISLQFGYFLARFGVQYTVGRVVVLTLFRELAPVLTALTVGARLGSGMAAELGSMTVTEQVDAIRALGADPLRKLVVPRVLACLVVMPVLTVFADVVGLVAGAVVVNTQYAISLNLFFRGALDSVLMQDFVSGVFKGAVFGLIIGLVGCFKGMTVEGGTEGVGRATTQTVAITSVAVCLADFFITKVTLYL, encoded by the coding sequence ATGGCGTCCAGAGAGCGCCACGGGTTGGTGGAGCGGGCCCGATATCATCTGGAGTCCTTGGGGGCGTTGGCGGTGATGACGGGGCAGGTGCTCAGCCGCGCGGTGAGGCCTCCGTACAACGTCAGCGCGTTTGTCTTTCATGTCGAGTCGCTGGGCGTGCGCTCGCTGCCCATCGCGCTGTTGACGGCGACGTTCGCGGGCTTGGTCATCTCGCTCCAGTTCGGCTACTTCCTGGCGCGCTTCGGTGTGCAGTACACGGTGGGCCGCGTGGTGGTGCTCACCCTGTTCCGGGAGCTGGCGCCCGTGCTGACGGCGCTGACGGTGGGCGCGCGGTTGGGCAGCGGCATGGCGGCGGAGCTGGGCTCCATGACGGTGACGGAGCAGGTGGACGCCATCCGCGCGCTGGGCGCGGACCCGCTGCGCAAGCTGGTGGTGCCGCGGGTGCTGGCGTGTCTGGTGGTGATGCCGGTGCTCACGGTGTTCGCGGACGTGGTGGGCCTGGTGGCGGGCGCGGTGGTGGTGAACACGCAGTACGCCATCTCGTTGAACCTGTTCTTCCGAGGCGCGCTGGATTCGGTGCTGATGCAGGACTTCGTGTCCGGTGTGTTCAAGGGCGCGGTGTTCGGACTCATCATCGGCCTGGTGGGCTGCTTCAAGGGCATGACGGTGGAGGGAGGGACGGAGGGCGTGGGGCGCGCCACCACGCAGACGGTGGCGATTACTTCCGTGGCGGTGTGTCTGGCGGACTTCTTCATCACCAAGGTGACGCTGTACCTGTGA
- the recF gene encoding DNA replication/repair protein RecF (All proteins in this family for which functions are known are DNA-binding proteins that assist the filamentation of RecA onto DNA for the initiation of recombination or recombinational repair.), producing the protein MRLLALHVQDFRNLAQVSLTPSAHATIAVGQNGQGKTNLLEALYFLSTLKPLRAGRLSELVRWGTDGARVSGRFLLKGAEREIAVEVGGGTRQAFVDGKKAPSLEEYFGGVSVVAFTPDDLEVVKGGPDSRRGFLDRAVFNRFPAYLRESREYARALKNRNRLLREGGAVDPVYLEAYDETLAKAGARIYSRRRALMAELAPRAQATFASIGRTVDPATYGYHPAHLGGDFAGADEAALALALREALSARMRRDLDRGFTSVGPHADDVTVTLGGRSARAYASQGQQRALVLGWKIAEIENLQTCMGFLPLLMLDDVSSELDPERNAYLMDYLSRSGAQVFLSTTDGSLVRGAAAEDSLWLSVATGQVSLRDMQAPDAG; encoded by the coding sequence GTGCGCCTCCTCGCACTTCACGTCCAAGACTTCCGCAATCTCGCGCAGGTGTCGCTCACGCCCAGTGCCCATGCCACCATCGCGGTGGGGCAGAACGGGCAGGGCAAGACGAACCTGCTGGAGGCGCTCTACTTCCTGTCCACGCTCAAGCCGCTGCGCGCGGGGCGGCTGTCGGAGCTGGTGCGCTGGGGCACCGATGGTGCGCGCGTCAGCGGCCGCTTCCTCCTCAAGGGCGCCGAGCGTGAAATCGCCGTGGAGGTGGGCGGCGGCACCCGGCAGGCCTTCGTGGACGGCAAGAAGGCGCCCAGCCTGGAGGAGTACTTCGGCGGCGTGTCCGTGGTGGCCTTCACGCCGGATGACCTGGAGGTGGTGAAGGGCGGCCCGGACTCGAGACGGGGCTTCCTGGACCGGGCGGTGTTCAACCGCTTCCCCGCCTACCTCCGGGAGAGCCGGGAGTACGCGCGCGCGCTGAAGAACCGCAACCGGCTGCTGCGTGAGGGCGGCGCGGTGGACCCCGTCTACCTGGAGGCCTACGACGAGACGCTCGCGAAGGCGGGGGCGCGCATCTACTCGCGCAGGCGCGCGTTGATGGCGGAGCTGGCGCCCCGCGCGCAGGCGACCTTCGCCTCCATTGGCCGCACGGTGGACCCGGCCACGTACGGCTATCACCCGGCGCACCTGGGCGGAGACTTCGCGGGGGCGGACGAGGCGGCGCTCGCCCTGGCGCTGCGCGAGGCGCTGAGCGCGCGGATGCGCAGGGATTTGGACCGGGGCTTCACCTCGGTGGGGCCTCACGCGGACGACGTGACGGTGACGCTGGGGGGACGCAGCGCGCGGGCCTACGCGAGCCAGGGGCAGCAGCGGGCGCTGGTGCTCGGCTGGAAGATTGCCGAAATCGAGAACCTCCAGACGTGCATGGGGTTCCTGCCGCTGCTCATGTTGGATGACGTGTCGAGCGAGCTGGACCCGGAGCGCAACGCCTACCTGATGGACTACCTGTCGAGGAGCGGCGCGCAGGTCTTCCTCTCCACCACGGATGGCTCGCTGGTGCGTGGCGCGGCGGCGGAGGACTCACTCTGGCTCTCCGTGGCGACGGGGCAGGTGTCCCTGCGGGACATGCAAGCCCCCGACGCGGGCTGA
- a CDS encoding ATP-binding protein, translating to MREQLASVSDPVALLEGLFLHSPVPYAIFDREGHCRLSNPAYKAMFGSVPPPEYSLFRDELVAKMGLDMLLRRAFAGETVQTPTIWYDVKELQHIEVTQAHRIAISCTCFPLVSDAGQVRYIALAYKDVTAELMAKEAEHLERRRLYQLLTKAPLAIDLLRGPELRFEFASPLLTRLLGGRELVGRRLLDAVPDIAPDLVTLCLRVLKTGERVVAREYALTIDYAGKGQVETRYWNLSHEPLFDEKGRVDGIVTFAFEVTEQVLARHAVEHQQRWLEAVLDLMPMPVVMAEPNTGVITFSNDAADRLYGGPMPTHVSASEYGEIFHVTDMQGRRLGPELLPSARAARGERLDGMEVMWHTKAGQFVLSICSEVLPAMHGHPEVTLLPFLDITRLKSVEQRLQDAIRVRDEFLSVASHELKTPLTVLGLRLQAFARAALADPDSDWSRCHARDVEGMLRQVMRLADLVNGLLDVSRISTGRLNLEYEQVDLRALVQEVTVRFQPEAERAECDVEISGPQSIVGAWDRMRLEQVVTNLVSNALKYGAGRPVHVDVEVEDGRARLRVRDEGIGICAEAQARIFHKFERAVSERNYGGLGLGLYVTRTLVEAMEGFIRVDSQPGAGATFTVELPLCPSGPVAVALKAIKDLAS from the coding sequence TTGCGCGAGCAGCTCGCATCGGTGTCGGACCCGGTGGCGTTATTGGAAGGACTCTTCCTGCACTCACCGGTGCCCTACGCCATCTTCGACCGGGAGGGGCACTGTCGGCTGAGCAACCCCGCGTACAAGGCGATGTTCGGCTCGGTGCCTCCGCCCGAGTACAGCCTCTTTCGCGACGAGCTGGTGGCGAAGATGGGGCTGGACATGCTCCTGCGCCGCGCCTTCGCGGGCGAGACGGTCCAGACGCCCACCATCTGGTACGACGTGAAGGAGCTCCAGCACATCGAGGTGACGCAGGCCCACCGCATCGCCATCTCCTGCACCTGCTTCCCGCTGGTCTCCGACGCGGGCCAGGTGCGCTACATCGCCCTGGCCTACAAGGACGTGACGGCGGAACTGATGGCGAAGGAGGCCGAGCACCTGGAGCGGCGGCGGCTCTATCAACTGCTCACCAAGGCGCCCCTGGCCATCGACCTGTTGCGCGGTCCGGAGCTGCGCTTCGAGTTCGCCAGTCCCCTGCTCACGCGGCTGCTCGGCGGGCGCGAGCTGGTGGGCCGCAGGCTGCTGGATGCCGTGCCGGACATCGCCCCGGACCTGGTGACGCTGTGTCTGCGGGTGCTGAAGACAGGCGAGCGGGTGGTGGCGCGCGAGTATGCGTTGACCATCGACTACGCGGGCAAGGGGCAGGTGGAGACGCGGTACTGGAATCTCTCGCATGAGCCGCTGTTCGACGAGAAGGGCCGCGTGGATGGGATTGTGACGTTCGCCTTCGAAGTCACCGAGCAGGTGCTGGCCCGCCACGCGGTGGAGCACCAGCAGCGGTGGCTGGAGGCGGTGTTGGACTTGATGCCCATGCCGGTGGTGATGGCCGAGCCCAACACGGGCGTCATCACCTTCTCCAACGACGCCGCGGACCGGCTGTACGGAGGCCCCATGCCCACGCATGTGTCCGCCTCCGAGTACGGCGAAATCTTCCACGTGACGGACATGCAGGGCCGCAGGTTGGGGCCGGAGCTGCTGCCCTCCGCGCGCGCGGCGCGAGGCGAGCGGTTGGATGGCATGGAGGTCATGTGGCACACGAAGGCGGGCCAGTTCGTGCTCAGCATCTGTTCGGAGGTGCTGCCCGCCATGCACGGGCACCCCGAGGTGACGCTGCTGCCCTTCCTGGACATCACCCGCCTGAAGTCGGTGGAGCAGCGGCTGCAGGACGCCATCCGCGTGCGCGACGAGTTCCTGTCCGTGGCGAGCCACGAGCTGAAGACGCCGCTGACGGTGCTGGGCTTGAGGCTGCAAGCCTTCGCGCGCGCCGCGCTGGCGGACCCGGACTCCGACTGGTCTCGGTGCCATGCCCGCGACGTGGAGGGGATGCTGCGGCAGGTGATGCGGCTGGCGGACCTGGTGAACGGGCTGCTGGATGTCTCGCGCATCAGCACGGGGCGGCTCAATCTGGAGTACGAGCAGGTGGACCTGCGCGCGCTGGTGCAGGAGGTGACGGTCCGCTTCCAGCCCGAGGCGGAGCGCGCGGAGTGTGACGTGGAGATCTCCGGCCCCCAGTCCATCGTCGGGGCGTGGGACCGGATGCGGTTGGAGCAGGTGGTGACCAACCTGGTCTCCAACGCGCTCAAGTACGGCGCGGGCCGGCCCGTGCACGTCGACGTCGAAGTGGAGGACGGCCGCGCGCGCCTGCGGGTGCGCGACGAGGGCATCGGCATCTGCGCGGAGGCCCAGGCGCGCATCTTCCACAAGTTCGAGCGCGCCGTGTCCGAGCGGAACTACGGCGGCCTGGGCCTGGGGCTGTACGTCACCCGCACGCTGGTGGAGGCCATGGAGGGCTTCATCCGCGTGGACAGCCAGCCGGGCGCGGGCGCCACCTTCACCGTGGAGTTGCCGCTCTGTCCGTCCGGGCCGGTGGCCGTGGCTCTCAAGGCCATCAAGGACCTGGCGTCCTGA
- a CDS encoding DNA alkylation repair protein yields MAEPLKFFFDAQLVERLGKTLHLAHPAFPLATFVREARQGLEEHELIGRAQHIRQAMHRALPSDYPQAVDILIRSLGEERETDRVGGMSVFFYLPHTMYVSEHGLEHFEESMRAQHALTRRFTAEYSIRPFIERHPQRTMARLREWTKDPNVHVRRLVSEGTRPRLPWASRLRGFQKDPTPVLALLELLKDDPELYVRRSVANNLNDIGKDHPEVLVKVAKAWMKDATPEREWVVRHALRFAIKLGEPSALEVLGASKPTGIEVRPTGIPKRAKLGGAMDLRFMVANRSKKSQSLVVDLAVHFMKARGEAPQPKVFKVKELTLAAGQEEEVGKKVSLAQLSTRRHYPGLHRVEARINGLDLPLGEVDVVD; encoded by the coding sequence ATGGCGGAGCCCCTCAAGTTCTTCTTCGATGCCCAACTGGTGGAGCGTTTGGGCAAAACACTCCATCTGGCCCATCCAGCCTTCCCGCTCGCCACCTTCGTGCGTGAAGCGAGACAGGGTTTGGAGGAGCACGAGCTCATCGGCCGCGCGCAACACATCCGTCAGGCGATGCACCGCGCGCTGCCGAGCGACTATCCCCAGGCCGTGGACATCCTCATCCGCTCGCTGGGCGAGGAGCGTGAGACGGACCGCGTGGGCGGCATGTCCGTCTTCTTCTACCTGCCCCACACGATGTACGTGTCCGAGCACGGGCTGGAGCACTTCGAGGAGTCCATGCGGGCGCAGCACGCGCTCACCCGCCGCTTCACGGCGGAGTACTCCATCCGGCCCTTCATCGAGCGGCATCCGCAGCGGACGATGGCGCGGCTGCGCGAGTGGACGAAGGACCCCAACGTCCACGTGCGGCGGCTCGTCTCCGAGGGCACGCGCCCGCGCCTGCCGTGGGCCTCGCGCCTGCGCGGCTTCCAGAAGGACCCCACGCCGGTGCTGGCGCTGTTGGAGCTGCTCAAGGACGACCCGGAGCTGTACGTGCGCCGTTCGGTGGCCAACAACCTCAACGACATCGGCAAGGACCATCCGGAGGTGTTGGTGAAGGTCGCCAAGGCGTGGATGAAGGACGCCACGCCGGAGCGCGAGTGGGTGGTGCGGCACGCGCTGCGCTTCGCCATCAAGCTGGGCGAGCCCTCCGCGCTGGAGGTGCTGGGCGCGAGCAAGCCCACCGGCATCGAGGTGCGTCCGACGGGGATTCCCAAGCGCGCGAAGCTGGGCGGCGCCATGGACCTGCGCTTCATGGTGGCCAACCGCTCCAAGAAGTCCCAGTCGCTCGTGGTGGACCTGGCGGTGCACTTCATGAAGGCGCGCGGCGAGGCGCCCCAGCCCAAGGTCTTCAAGGTGAAGGAGCTGACGCTCGCGGCCGGACAGGAAGAGGAGGTGGGCAAGAAGGTGTCGCTGGCGCAGCTCTCCACGCGCCGCCACTACCCGGGGCTCCACCGCGTCGAGGCGCGCATCAACGGCCTGGACCTGCCGCTGGGCGAAGTGGACGTGGTGGACTGA
- the dnaN gene encoding DNA polymerase III subunit beta translates to MEFRIAADELKKALYRAQGIVERKTTMPILANVLVNATKGGITVTAFDLDIGIVSEHPAEVIKTGAVTLSAKYVFDIVQNLPDAQVTLKKLANNYVDISSGSAHFKIVGMAAEEYPKLPKEENAPLVQVGGSTLLEMIKKTQFAISSDETRYILNGVFFEPQASGKVRMVATDGHRLSLIERELTGDFKLKSGVIIPRKGLMELKRLLDEAPEAECHLGFAENSALFKKPGLTMVMRLIDGQFPEYQRVIPKEGEKVVLVPKVRFLEGLKRIALLSADKSNAVRIGLEENKLVITASNPDLGEARDVVELAYRGNDITVGFNARYLTDVLMVTDTDEVSFELGDEHSPGVLHAPGDRSFTAVVMPMRV, encoded by the coding sequence ATGGAATTCCGCATCGCCGCCGACGAGCTGAAGAAGGCCCTCTATCGCGCCCAAGGCATCGTGGAGCGCAAGACGACGATGCCCATCCTCGCGAACGTGCTCGTCAACGCGACGAAAGGTGGCATCACCGTCACCGCGTTCGACCTGGACATCGGCATCGTCTCCGAGCACCCCGCCGAGGTCATCAAGACGGGCGCCGTCACGCTCAGCGCCAAGTACGTCTTCGACATCGTCCAGAACCTGCCCGACGCGCAGGTGACGCTGAAGAAGCTGGCCAACAACTACGTGGACATCTCCAGCGGCTCCGCCCACTTCAAGATTGTGGGCATGGCCGCGGAGGAGTACCCGAAGCTGCCCAAGGAAGAGAACGCCCCGCTGGTCCAGGTGGGCGGCAGCACGCTGCTGGAGATGATCAAGAAGACCCAGTTCGCCATCTCCAGCGACGAGACGCGCTACATCCTCAACGGCGTCTTCTTCGAGCCGCAGGCCAGCGGCAAGGTCCGCATGGTGGCCACCGACGGTCACCGGCTGTCGCTCATCGAGCGCGAGCTGACGGGTGACTTCAAGCTCAAGAGCGGCGTCATCATCCCGCGCAAGGGCCTGATGGAGCTCAAGCGCCTGCTGGACGAGGCGCCGGAGGCGGAGTGCCACCTGGGCTTCGCGGAGAACTCGGCGCTGTTCAAGAAGCCGGGCCTGACGATGGTGATGCGGCTCATCGACGGCCAGTTCCCCGAGTACCAGCGCGTGATTCCGAAGGAGGGCGAGAAGGTCGTCCTCGTCCCCAAGGTGCGCTTCCTGGAAGGACTCAAGCGCATCGCGCTGTTGTCCGCGGACAAGAGCAACGCGGTGCGCATCGGTCTGGAGGAGAACAAGCTGGTCATCACCGCGAGCAACCCCGACCTGGGTGAGGCGCGCGACGTGGTGGAGCTGGCCTACCGGGGCAACGACATCACCGTGGGCTTCAACGCGCGCTACCTCACGGACGTGCTGATGGTGACGGACACGGACGAGGTGAGCTTCGAGCTGGGTGACGAGCACAGCCCCGGTGTCCTCCACGCCCCGGGCGACCGGTCGTTCACCGCCGTGGTCATGCCCATGCGCGTCTGA
- a CDS encoding DUF6748 domain-containing protein, whose protein sequence is MNVRPLLLAALALGFAAGCSKPSSTPPTPSNEPGTPSAGDSKQPSAPAAPSGDQSGTPVPPSPQGNNTEVKMGESAVYIVKDSGIRCIAPPCPSYNAVLADKPDMDAIPVHDLDLSAVAGGSEQQMEQLMQRTVSGGLKIRGVLEVKPKAGPAGDATILRATQVE, encoded by the coding sequence ATGAACGTCCGTCCGCTGTTGCTCGCCGCCCTCGCGCTGGGCTTCGCCGCCGGCTGCAGCAAGCCCTCCTCCACGCCGCCGACGCCGTCGAACGAGCCGGGAACCCCGTCCGCCGGGGATTCCAAGCAGCCGTCCGCGCCGGCGGCCCCCAGTGGTGACCAGAGTGGTACTCCTGTCCCACCTTCCCCCCAAGGCAACAACACCGAGGTCAAGATGGGTGAGAGCGCCGTCTACATCGTCAAGGACAGTGGCATCCGTTGCATCGCCCCGCCCTGTCCGTCCTACAACGCCGTCCTGGCGGACAAGCCGGACATGGACGCGATTCCCGTCCATGACCTGGACCTGTCCGCGGTGGCGGGTGGCTCCGAGCAGCAGATGGAGCAGCTGATGCAGCGCACCGTGTCGGGTGGCCTGAAGATTCGGGGGGTGCTGGAGGTCAAGCCCAAGGCGGGGCCCGCGGGCGACGCCACCATCCTGCGCGCCACGCAGGTGGAGTAG
- a CDS encoding peptidase, with protein sequence MRPFALLALWLWAGAAAAEVGTVGPLALDEGEDVFEQGSGESTSTSKRGLRRGNVHMELWASDIQLANLAVKLGGGPFYLTLFAGLEPGGRKDARFNFGLGVGGHVVLSHRLWLDLDVTGGAVQPVQKPLEGDGGNVLGQLRLMLGVQVASRFALFVGPTYNLWFVWGQPDFASVTRMSVSESRPKADQRIQHWPGLQLGMHF encoded by the coding sequence ATGAGACCCTTCGCCCTTCTCGCACTGTGGCTGTGGGCGGGGGCGGCCGCCGCCGAGGTCGGGACGGTGGGCCCCCTTGCCTTGGATGAAGGCGAAGACGTCTTCGAGCAGGGCTCGGGAGAGTCCACCTCCACGAGCAAGCGCGGGCTGCGCCGCGGCAACGTCCACATGGAGCTGTGGGCCAGCGACATCCAGCTCGCCAACCTGGCGGTGAAGCTGGGCGGCGGCCCCTTCTACCTGACGCTGTTCGCGGGCCTGGAGCCGGGCGGTCGCAAGGACGCTCGCTTCAACTTCGGCCTGGGTGTGGGGGGCCACGTGGTGCTGTCGCACCGGCTCTGGTTGGACCTGGACGTGACGGGCGGCGCGGTGCAGCCGGTGCAGAAGCCCCTGGAGGGGGACGGTGGCAACGTGCTGGGGCAGCTGCGGCTGATGCTGGGCGTCCAGGTGGCGTCGCGCTTCGCCCTGTTCGTGGGGCCCACCTACAACCTGTGGTTCGTGTGGGGCCAGCCGGACTTCGCCTCCGTCACGCGCATGAGCGTGAGCGAGAGCCGTCCGAAGGCGGACCAGCGCATCCAGCACTGGCCCGGCCTCCAGTTGGGCATGCACTTCTGA
- a CDS encoding ActD-like protein, with amino-acid sequence MTSPQRTPDWLLERIALGELPPEELAAAHARLEKEPDGPARLAALKADSAATLERLPPERVTREVEARLRRASAERKAPARSPWFTSALGLVPVLAALALFVVVQPGEQATLEDPVTGPVAGLGTEVTRSKGLSPKLEVHRQKSRGDEVLADGAAAAAGDVVQLAYVAAGRAHGVILSVDGRGSVTLHTPEQGAQAASLAPSGTHRLPGAYELDDAPGFERFFFVTADEPFQVETVVEAARKLAASPDAHTASLSLPEGLTQVSFTLQK; translated from the coding sequence ATGACTTCCCCTCAACGCACTCCGGACTGGCTGTTGGAGCGAATCGCCCTGGGGGAACTCCCCCCGGAGGAGCTGGCCGCCGCGCACGCCCGGCTGGAGAAGGAGCCGGATGGCCCCGCGCGGCTCGCGGCCCTCAAGGCGGACTCGGCCGCCACCCTGGAGCGGCTGCCGCCCGAGCGGGTGACGCGCGAGGTGGAGGCCCGTCTGCGCCGCGCGTCCGCCGAGCGCAAGGCCCCGGCCCGCTCCCCCTGGTTCACCTCGGCCCTGGGGCTGGTGCCGGTGCTCGCGGCCCTGGCGCTCTTCGTGGTGGTGCAGCCGGGGGAGCAGGCGACGCTGGAGGACCCGGTGACGGGGCCCGTGGCGGGCCTGGGCACGGAGGTCACCCGCTCCAAGGGCCTGTCGCCCAAGCTGGAGGTCCACCGCCAGAAGTCGCGCGGTGACGAGGTGCTCGCGGATGGGGCGGCCGCCGCCGCCGGAGACGTGGTGCAGCTGGCGTATGTGGCGGCCGGGCGGGCTCACGGCGTCATCCTCTCCGTGGACGGGCGAGGCTCCGTCACGCTGCACACACCGGAGCAGGGCGCCCAGGCCGCGTCGCTGGCGCCGTCCGGCACACACCGGCTGCCGGGCGCGTACGAGCTGGATGACGCACCGGGCTTCGAGCGCTTCTTCTTCGTGACGGCGGACGAGCCCTTCCAGGTGGAGACCGTCGTGGAGGCGGCGCGGAAGCTGGCGGCTTCACCTGACGCGCACACCGCGTCGCTCTCGTTGCCCGAGGGCTTGACGCAGGTGTCCTTCACGCTTCAAAAGTAG
- a CDS encoding sigma-70 family RNA polymerase sigma factor, translating to MSIDVEAYYRRYGPQVLRRCRFLLRDEEKSVDAMHDVFVQLLRYQGALKDAAPSSLLHRIATTVCLNRLRGAKRRPEDREDELVLQIASAEDTESRASARGMLDRLFNRVPASSRDIAVLHLVDGMTLEETAREVGLSVSGVRKRLRALTSALHELELEAA from the coding sequence GTGTCTATCGATGTGGAGGCCTACTACCGCCGCTACGGCCCCCAGGTGCTCCGGCGCTGCCGCTTCCTCCTTCGTGACGAGGAGAAGTCCGTGGACGCCATGCACGACGTGTTCGTGCAGCTCTTGCGCTACCAGGGGGCGTTGAAGGACGCCGCTCCCTCCAGCCTGCTGCATCGCATCGCGACCACGGTGTGCCTCAACCGGCTGCGCGGCGCCAAGCGCCGGCCCGAGGACCGGGAGGATGAGCTGGTGCTGCAGATTGCCTCCGCGGAGGACACGGAGTCCCGCGCCAGCGCGCGGGGGATGCTGGACCGGCTCTTCAACCGGGTGCCCGCGTCCAGCCGCGACATCGCCGTGCTGCACCTGGTGGATGGAATGACCCTGGAGGAGACGGCGCGTGAGGTGGGCCTGTCCGTTTCAGGGGTGCGCAAGCGCCTGCGGGCGCTGACGTCCGCGCTGCACGAGCTGGAACTGGAGGCCGCATGA